A part of Penaeus vannamei isolate JL-2024 chromosome 1, ASM4276789v1, whole genome shotgun sequence genomic DNA contains:
- the LOC138862692 gene encoding uncharacterized protein produces MSLLATVPVSWPSPATELPLAHSSSSGKGVDCVDRQLCCSRDSMILSLSARRKERTVGGNSMVEENLLIRNLGLLPLTVLACAIFGRTLASVMYRTVSPTFPSQVSNCLIRTVTLKAATKITCGSLCTQTTDCLLYCLAGDECTLFDAEVTDGWDGVSGDDLAYDFEKCYTSLPHDLASRATASHGMQYVQYQPSNIIQGTYCQSYPGVYYTGKSTNTWWQADFGSPAKVSRIRVRIPSSYFTNVSFHLGNSSRYQDNPVVAGPEKTKRPSTSSYGRYLVEVDIAPSVGRYFTITQPNLSWLGMYTVQIF; encoded by the exons ATGTCACTCCTGGCAACCGTGCCTGTGTCTTGGCCATCACCGGCAACAGAACTGCCACTCGCTCACAGCTCTTCTTCGGGAAAAGGTGTTGACTGCGTTGACCGACAGCTATGTTGCAGCAG AGATAGTATGATTCTATCTTTGTCtgcaaggagaaaggagagaacggtGGGAGGCAACAGCATGGTGGAGGAGAACCTGCTG ATAAGGAACCTgggcctccttccccttaccGTGCTAGCATGTGCGATCTTTGGTCGAACCCTCGCCAGTGTGATGTACAGGACA GTGTCCCCAACCTTTCCGTCGCAGGTGAGTAACTGCCTAATTAGGACAGTTACACTCAAAGCTGCTACGAAGATAACCTGTGGCAGCTTGTGTACCCAGACCACAGACTGTCTGCTCTACTGCCTTGCCG GCGACGAATGCACTCTCTTCGATGCCGAAGTGACGGATGGTTGGGACGGCGTCAGCGGCGATGACCTAGCCTACGACTTCGAAAAGTGCTACACGTCTCTCCCCCACGACCTCGCCTCCCGCGCCACCGCCAGCCACGGCATGCAGTACGTCCAATACCAACCCTCGAACATTATACAAGGGACCTATTGCCAGTCCTACCCGGGTGTCTATTACACCGGCAAATCGACGAACACGTGGTGGCAAGCAGACTTCGGCAGCCCGGCAAAGGTCTCTCGCATACGAGTTCGAATTCCCAGCAGCTACTTCACTAACGTCTCTTTCCACCTGGGCAACAGCAGCAGATATCAGGACAACCCCGTGGTGGCCGGACCGGAGAAGACTAAGAGACCGAGCACCTCGTCTTACGGGAGGTACCTCGTGGAGGTGGACATCGCGCCCTCCGTCGGCCGCTACTTCACGATCACGCAGCCGAACTTATCGTGGCTTGGGATGTACACCGTGCAAATATTCTGA